The following nucleotide sequence is from Aquarana catesbeiana isolate 2022-GZ linkage group LG08, ASM4218655v1, whole genome shotgun sequence.
atacctcacatgtgtggtgtgaacaccgctTACATACGTGGGTGCAACCTACGTATGCTTGCGCCCACGATGGGACGAgggtgctgtaatttttttttttttattttttttttatatcaattttttttatttttacgctatttatttttatttttttttatataatttttatttttttatttttacactatcctttttaaattaattttattttttttattttcacttttattcctatcacaagaaatgtaaacatcccatgtaattaaaaaaaaaaaggcatgacaggtcctctttatggagacatctggggtctataagatttttttttttttttcctctaaattgcgtttgaaaaatcaccacgcaaatattgtgtgacataaaaaaattgcaacgattgccattttattctctagggtctctactaaataaaaacaaaaaaataataataatgtatggggttataagtaattttctagcaaaaaatactttaAAGGTGCAAATCATTAAAGacaacaaaatataaaagaaaatatatatacaaagttttttttaaatgagtaacatcaataaaaacagtacagtttctacatgtttcgccatatggcttcttcaggaaagaacattctttcctgaagaagccatatggcgAAACATGTGGAAACTGTACTGTTTTTATTgatgttatttatttaaaaaaaaaatgtatatataatttcttttatattttgagTTTACTATATGAACTGTTTTTATTGAtgttgttcatttaataaaatttttatatatatatatatatatatatatatatatatatatatatatatatatatatatatatatatatatatatatatatatatatatatatattattttttttttttttttttttttttttttttctcttatatattttgttgtttttaatgatttgcacctttaaagtcccatatctcccatATGTTTTGTTCTTGTCTAAACGGAATGTTGGTGCCATATCTCTTGTAAACTCTGACACTGATCTCTGACCACATAacttagcaaaaaatactgttttgaATTTGTAAAAAAAGTGCCAGAAacggcctggtcttcaagtggttaaaccaatgtTCTCATCTCTTACAAACAGAATCCTCCAAATTTAGCCAATCTGAAACAACGAAGGACGAAATCAAGGAAGAAGTTGCGTCGGGTCACAGGAGGGGCCTCCCACAAAATGGCATTCCGATACTGGAAGGAAATAAAGATGACGTTATCGGGGAGGAGGCCATGTCTTGCGAAGGAGGGCCGTTAACCATCGACGACGTTCCTGCAAGCTTGGAATACGCTGAAGACACTTCTGATGATAAGGAGATGGTGATATCCCATGATGAGCAGAATACTGTCCCTAGTGATAGTGATACACCACCAGATCACGAGCAACATGCCTTTAACCACGTTAAGGACGAACTAATTGGTGGAGGAGAAGCTCTTCTTCCACGTGCCGAGAGTACACCAGGTTCAGCTTCACATGTGAAGGAGGAACGGTCCACCGAGGAGCTACATCTCCCAGACGTAGACATCTATAGACACACAGGCATGCAATACGCAGCCCACATCAAGGCAGAAACCCCCGTCTATGAAGAAGGCGGGGCCACCGATGGAGACCTTTACGCACAGACGGATTATACGGTTCCCGAAACGGATGTGGACAGCGGCCCTGAGATCGATACAGGGCAAAGGCTGGAAGCTCCTCTTGGAGCGATCCCTCAGTACACCGGAATGATTTACCATCCGCCGTTCCCCCCCCAGATAACGGTCACCGTAGACGGGACGCACCAGTGCTCCCAGTGCCAGAAGCTGTTCACCAGGAACTCCGACCTGTTGAAGCATCAGAGGGTCCACCAACGATCGCAGCCCATTATATGCACCGAGTGCGGGAAGACCTTCACCAAGAAGTCGATGTACGAGCGGCACCAAAGAGTTCACACGGGCGAAAAACCGTTCTCGTGCGGCGACTGTGGGAAGTGTTTCGCCGTCAGCGCCCACCTCACCACCCATCAGAGGATCCACACCGGAGAGAAGCCCTTCGTGTGCGCTGACTGCGGGAAAAGCTTCAACCAGAAGGCCTCGCTTATAAAACACCGGCGGACGCACACCGGGGAGAAGCCTTTCGTCTGTTCTGTGTGCGGGAAGTGTTTTACGAGTAGCGCCAACCTCACCCTGCACCAACGGattcacaccggggagaagccctACTCCTGCTCGGTGTGCGGGAAGAGTTTTCGGAGCAGCCCAAACCTCATATcccaccagaggattcacacgggCGAAAAGCCGTACTCGTGCTCCGTCTGCAACAAATTCTTCACCAACAGCTCCGTCCTGGTCCGGCACCAGAGgacgcacacgggggagaagccatatttgtgttcagagtgcgggaagggCTTCACCCGCAACTCGCTGCTCATAAAACACCAGCTGATCCACCGAGGGCAGAGGCCATATGCTTGTACTTAGTAACCCAAGGGCCTTATTTTCCAACTTCATCTAAATTCTCAACGTGTAGCACAGGGCTAAAATGTATCTCAGGAGCCAAGGCGCCAAACTTTTTAGGAGCCTTTTCCATTAGTTTccgcaaagtgcaatttcttcttcACCTAAATAAGAACTTCCCCCATACAGGACAAGAGTTTCTTGATGCCGGGAGCTCAATAAGATCCTATCCTAACAGCTGTCGTCGGTTTGGATGTGCATCGGGATTTACCACCTCTGTGTTGGAAGCCATCGTCTCCAAGTGGCTTTGAAAATTCAAAGTTAATTTGCCAAGACCGGCGGCAGTAGCATGCCAAGAAACAAAATAATTTAGCATGTCGGAAGGGACGGTGTAGAGTTCCCTGATTCAGTATTTCAGTATAATAAAGTATATTCGAAGAATGTGGATTTTGTACAGTGGCCCTTTTTgggtgcatttctttttttttcaggtactttTTCAGTGTTCTTTGCCATTACAGTGACCCTGGTGGGTTTTTAAAAGTTCCCGATGCCAGCTTCTTATAATAGAAGAAACATTATACTCCCCTCCATTCCCTGAAATAGAAGAGGTATTATGCCcacctctccggtgtcctgtgtcttctacctcccctccattacctgtaatagaagaggtattatacccacctctccagtgtcccgtgtcttctacctcccctccattacctgtaatagaagaggtattatacccccctctccggtgtcctgtgtctcctacctcccctccattccctgtaataaagatattatacccccctctccggtgtcccgtgtctcctacctcccctccattctctgtaatagaagaggtattatacccccctctccggtgtcctgtgtcttctacctcccctccattctctgtaatagaagaggtattataccccccctctccggtgtcctgtatcttctacctcccctccattctctgTAGTAGAAGAGGTATTCTACTCCTCTCTCCGGTCTCCCGTGTCTTCTACCTCCTCTCCATCCCCTGAAATAGAAGAGGTATTTTACTCCCCTCTCCGGtgtcccgtgtctcctacctcccctccattccatgtaatagaagaggtattatactcccctctccggtgtcccgtgtctcctacctcccctccattccctgtaataaaGATATTATACTTCTCTCTCTGGtgtcccgtgtctcctacctccccttcattccctgtaatagaagaggtattttactctcctctccagtgtcctgtgtctcctacctcccctccattctctgTAATACCAGAGAGGGGAGTACAATACCTCTTCCTATTAAAGGGAATGCagaggaggtaggagacacggAACACCATATAGGGGAGTCTAGTATTGCTCTCATTACAGAGAATGAAGGGGTGGTATGAAACATAGGATGCTTATTATAGATAACAGAGGAGAGGTAGGAGACACAGCACACCATAGAGGGGAGCTTAGTACCTTTTCCATTATAGATAACAGAgctttaccccccctccccccacataagGGTACAGGTATCAAACTGTGATGTATAATTTGATCACAGCATCTAGAAGACGATCAGTCACTGTATGACTAGATGGTTAGCGTTCTACAGTTGTTCCTCTAGCATGTTTCCTGGGAATCCTGGCTGTGGGTGAAGAACACTTTGGAGGTCAATTACGAGTTTGAATCTCTCGTAAGGGCGACTTACTAGTACCTATCACTGAACAGTCCTGGAGGCTGTTCGCTCAATCCTTGGTACAGCCTAGGCATTGTTTTGGGGAACTcgttcttctttctttctccagattATTAGGTCCATCACCATTCCAGTGCATCCACTGGCCGCTCCATGTGTGTTGATCTACACTATGACATTCGGACTAACTTTGCCTCAAAGTCTCTTCTAGAACTCAGTCAACGTTGCACTTAGTGTTTTCATTCAATTGgttgaatgtattttattgatttgtattatttcacaaattttttttctaataaaaaaaaaaaaagaaaagcaaaaacagAGTGGTTGGCTTCACTTAGTATTTGATCAATACGATACGGAGCATCCAGAAGAAGACCACACCGACATAAGACATCTAAGGGCCTCTGTTGATGAGTTTTTGCTTGCTTCAAGCGGTATTTGAATCTCTATACAAGCAAAAATTGAGATTTTAAGGGGTGGGGTGTTGTCAGTCATTAACTGGGTGTGGTTTAGCAGGGTATCATCCCAATATGTAGATACAACCAACCAAACtatgtgggactttaaatataccacTGATGACCACTATACACAGTAACCTCCAgcatatttaaaaaaatcaaatttatttaaatatacattaaaaatCAGAATATAGcatacagtatgtgttaaaaaaaaaaaaacgttcaaagGGTCTACATGTTTCACGGGTTCGCCACTTCTTCAGGACCAACAAGGATTTTTGCACACAAAGTAACACATAAGTAATTatcaaaacgtatttttttttttttatgattacttaTGTATATACTTATGTAATATTACTTATTGTATGTACTCATAGCTGTCAGTtttggggaatagtgccccataattggtgtcagtttgagaaatagtgccccattgttgatatcaatgggagaaatagtgccccattgctgtcagtaggaagaattatgccctactgttggtgtcagtaggaggaaaagtgccccatggGCCCGATAAAAGGGgcgcatccggcccccgggccattGTTTGGAGACCACAGCTCAAGACAATACAGGCCCAACTTTTCCTTCTCTCATTACTACCGCTCTCCTCAGGGCCACAGGCTGCCCTGCCATTGCCACACTCTTCCGTGTCAACTATGAAAAGAAAATTATCACCTGAAAAAAATATTTGGTGCAAGCAGTCCCGTATTGGTCGCCAACTCTGCCCTCTGAGGAGCATGGTAATAGATGGTGGTgaaggtggtgttggtggtgggagATGGGTTAAGTAGTCAATTCTCTAGCTTTGCCAGGATATGGATAATCTATAGACtggactggtggtggtggtgggggaatgAGTTAAAACTATTCTCTAGCATTGCCAGGATATGGATAATCTATAGACTGGACTGGTGGTAGGAGGGAAGGGTAAAGAAGCCCATTTTCTAGTGTTCGCAGGATATGGATAATCTATGGACTGGACTGGTGGTGAAGGTGGTGGTGGGGTATGAGTTAAGAAGCTTATTCTCTAGTGTTGCCAGGATATGGATAATCTATAGACTGGACTGGTGGTAAGAGGGAAGAGTAAAGAAGCCAATTTTCTAGTATTCGCAGGATATGGATAATCTATAGACTGGACTGGTGGTGGGGGAAGAGTAAAGAAGCCAATTCTCTAGCGTTGGTAGAATATGGATAATCTATGGACTGGACTAGTGGCGGTGGAGGGATGAGTTAAGAAGCCTATTCTTTAGCATTGCCAGGATTTGGATAATCTATGAACTGGACTGGTGGTGAAGGTGGTGGTGGGGTATGAGTTAAGAAGCTTATTCTCTAGTGTTGCCAGGATATGGATCATCTATAGACTGGACTGGTGGTGGGGGAAGGATAAAGAAGCCAATTCTCTAGCATTGGCACAATATGGATAATCTATAGACTGGATGAGTGGTTTAGGGAAGAGTAAAGAAGACAATTCTCTAGCATTGGTAGAATATGGATAATCTATGGACTGGACTGGTGGTGGAGGGATGAGGTAAGAAAGCCTATTCTTTAGCATTGCCAGGATATGGATAATCTATAGActggactggtggggggggggagggattaaGAAGTCGATTCTATAGTGATGGCAGGATACGGATAATCTATGGACTGGATTGGGGTTGAAGGTGGTGGGGAGATGAATTAAGAAGACGATTCTCTAGCATTGGCAGGATATTGATCATCTATAGACTggactggtggtggtgggggggggatgaaTTAAGAAGTCAATTTACTAGTGTTGGCAGGATATGAATAATCTTTGGACTGGACTGGTGGTGATTGTGGTGGGGGCGAGGGAGATGAATTAAGAAGACAATTCTTTAGCAATGCCGTGATATGGATAATATATGGACTGGAccagtgatggtggtggggggatgagtAATGAAAGCCAATTCTCTGTGTTAAAAGATTATGGTTAATCTACGGACCGGACTAGTGGTGAaggtggtgggggggatgagtTTAGAAGCCAATTCTCTAGCGTTGCCAGGATGTGAATAATCTATGGACTGAGCTGGtggtgaaggtgggggggggggggggggatgagttaaGTATTCAATTATCTAGCGTTGCCCAGATATGGATAATCTATGGACTGGACTTGTGGTGGAGGGATGGATTGAGAAGTCAATTTTTTAGTGTTGGCAGAATATGGATAATGTATGGCCTGGACAGGTTGTGAAGGTGGTGAGGGAATGTATTAAGAAGTCGATACTCTAGCGTTGCCAGGATATAGATAATCTATGGACTGGACTGTTGGGGGGGGAAGGTGGATTAAGAAGTCAATTTTCTAGCGTTGACACAATATGGATAATGTATGGACTGGACTGGTGATGAAGGCGTTTGGGGGATGAATTAAGAAGTCAACTCTCTAGTGTTGGCAGGATATGGATAATCTATGGATTTGACTGGTGGTGAAGGTAGAGGAGGGATGAATTAAGAAGTCGATTTACTAGTGTTGGCAGGATATGGATAATCTATGGACTGGAGTGGTGGTGGAGAAATGAATAAAGAAGTCAATTCTCTAGCGTTGGCAGGATATGGATAATGTATGGACTGGGCTGGAggtgaaggtggtggtggtggagggatgaATTAGGAAGTCACTTCTCTAGTGTTTGCAGGATATGGATAATCCATGTGTCAAGGGCACTGAGCTTATTATTGTGTATCCGATCCACCAGTTACAACAACGGGGACATCTATTGTAAAAACAGCAGGCCTCATTGTCCAAAGTCAAATTTAttactctaaggctggccatacatggtctaatttcgaaaaaaaatggttcttttgaaaattagaaaatttgtacgttttgtgatccaatggtaccaccattgatttcgaaattaggccaaccaagccttcaatttcatctcatgttgctacagaaaagaattttcgtggctgggaatcttcttttctttccaggaaatttcttttcttgcacatgcgctttTCTTTTTCGATTACGTTTCTCGCATGATTATCCCATCATCGATtggaaaatcgttcgtttttcaaaaaatttccaacaggtCCGATTACTCACACTCGATGGCCgcatgaaaatcggctgttgctgcagcccactaatggtgcgaaatacgaacaaaAAATTCTTAGGTAAGATTTTTGAAACAAAATTCTTTTGAaaatcgacccatgtatggcctgcataagtctATCTGGGTCACAGCTGCACTAGATGTTGGACATCTTCTGTATTGAATGGGAAGCCATTTAGCCCCTATATTCATATTAGGAGAATCATGCAGAGAAGATGTGAAGGCGGAGTTGGGAAAACACTTTACCTTTTATTAAATGCATCTTGGTCTACAGATCAGGAACTTCCCCAAGACACCATCCTCTATCTGTTTTCCATTAATCTATTCTTTCATGCCCAAGTCAGTTGGCCAATGCATTCACATATTCATCCTCCAGGCTACCCACACAGTGGGAAGAACAGGAACTCTTTTTCCATTGGAAGGTTTCGTGAAGTGCACCGTGGGGGAAGCTTACCTACTCTTGTAATCGGTCTGGCCCCTTGTCGCAGAAGAAGGTTGTCAACACTTTTCAAGCCCCACTCTTCTGTAGGTTTGTGCTGCtcgccccccttcctccccccacacTGCCAGATTTGTGGAATACTGTTGAATATTAGCAAACTATTGACACCCTGCCACCTTTAAGCCTACCTAGGTACCCCCTCCTCCCACCCATCACTTTCAATATGAGCCCATTATCGATGTTCACCATGAGTTTAATACCAATGACGTATTTCAGGTGCCCAAGAAGCAGTCTACTGGCTTTTTCATGAAATGTAgtgtatatgtgtttttatatacTTTTACGGAGTAGTTCattcgttataaaaaaaaaagggtttttgaaaCCAACAAAATCAACGCGTGTGGATCTTCTGATGTTTGACAAAGTTCGCTTTCTGAGAGAAACACTTTCCGCACTTCAGGCAGGTGTAGGGGCGTTCCCCGGTGTGAAACCGGTGATGGACCACAAGGCTGGAACTCCGCGTGAAAGACTTCCCGCACACGGAGCACGTGAATGGCTTCTCGCCCCTGTGGCCTCTCTGGTGGCTAATAAGAGACGATTTTTGATTAAAGCTTTTCCCGCACTCCGAGCAGACGTACGGCTTGACTCCTGTGTGGATTCTCTCGTGCTGCAGAAGGCAAGACTTCCGCGTGAAGCACTTCCCGCAATCTGAGCACAAGAACGGTTTTTCTCCTCGGTGCATTCGCTGGTGGCAGACCAAAGTCGTCCTGTGTGAAAAACGTTTGCCGCACTCGAAGCAGGGATAGGGTTCCTCGCCGGTGTGAACTCTCTGATGCACGGTGAGGTCCGACTTGAAGAAAAACCGTTTGCCGCACTCGAGGCATTGGTACCGCTTCTCCTCAGCGTGTTGAGAGGAATTCTCTGTAAAACATTTGCCGCACTCAGAACACGGATCGTTCTTGCCAGCCTCGTGAGGTGTGCTATGCCGACCTTGATTAGATGTATCTTTAGAAAGTTTTTTGGCATTAGAAGAGTGTAGCAACCTGTTCGTACTCTGAAGTCTCGGATAGATAGTTGGGGCAAATGTCTGTGACTGATCAGGAAAAGGTCCCTCTGGGTTGGAGGGTTTAGATGGCCGGGTCAAAAATCCCGGATGTGTATTTAAAGCAAAAGTATTTTCTCCGGATGAATGTTGTGTAGTGTTGTTCTCTTCATGATCGCAATCTGGATGAAACCTGACTCTTCCCTTCGAGGTACTCTTGATCTTTTGACcatctaattaaaaaaaacaaaaccaaagttaTTGAAAACAGACAACTAAAGACCAAAATATGACCATGCTTTTTGAGTAGATCAACTACCTGGTTAACAATTTTGATCCTTAACCTTCCAATTCCTGCCCAACACTTTGATGGGTGTTCTCTCTGGCTAATAGCACAACACAGTAGGAGAGCCAGGTCCTGGACCAAGTCTCATTGATGTTTGTATACTAGAGCATTCCCAGAGATTCAAGGTCCctggagcttagtgaatgtggtagcCGTGTCAGTTTGGAAGGTTTGGTGTCACATCAGGCTAAATTTAAACAAATTTTTCAACTCCCAAAACTTGTCAAAGAGCTTGGCATGGCCAAATCTATTGCCAGGTGTCTTCATCTTCCCATGAATGAGCAGTTTTATTTGAAAGCAGAGGCCCCTGCCCTTTGCCAAAGCCTCAAGTCAACTGGGCAGGTCACCTCTGTTTTCAGAACTAAAGCTGTCCTAGTTCTGAAAACAGAGGTGACTTGCCCAGTTGAATTGAGGCTTTGGCAAAGAGGTCTCAACTCTTTAAGACAAAATCCTAAATTGTGCCAACTATCTACCTTATTACCAGACACATTTTATCTCTCTTGCGAACAGACTGAAAAGACTGAACAAGGACCATCTGTGAAAAGTTTTATGATTCACCTTTAACTGTAGCTGGAGAACTTTCCTCCTCCAAAAACAGTTGTTCCTCCATCACATATGTTTCTTCTTCAGCGTCAGCATCCATGTCCTCCACTTTAACCACAACCAGATCATCAATCTAAATAATccccaaaaagaaaataaaactgtaGAATATGAAGGTAATTTCACATTTGTTTACGACCCTCAAGCCCATGTACCTGGCCATGCAGTGGGGCGCTGGGACCTTCCTGTGTAGAATCGCCGGAATCCAGAGGACggagacatctctctggtgggttcccattactggacccatctgtaggaaacacacacactgactgaatacattgtttctatgtgtttatcagatgatgggggatctaggtggagcctccgcactgctctctcctttacaataaagtctcctcttacccggtgatgtgaggggcggctgattgtccatcatgacgtccttgtagagatccttgtgtccttctaaatactcccactcctccatggagaaatagacagtgacgtcctgacaccttataggaacctgacacacacaatgatacagtcaccatccagacacatcccttgtctgttactggataatgtcccagaattcccagcaccgctcacctctcctgtcagcagatcaatgatcttgttggtgacttctagaatcttcttgtcACTGTTTCTAACATGTATCAGGGAGGAAGGTTGAATAAATGAGATGAGGCTCTTGCTCTTGGGCAATGATTTTGAGGTCGGGTCATCACCAGACTTCTTCACAATGATGTAATCctagaaaatgaaaaaacaagcTTCAGCTTTCGAAGCTTAGCAATGTCAATACACTCAACAGAGATGTCATgtgacttcccagaatcctcctcacctctccggtcaggtctgtgttttattaatagagataagagtgatgtcatgtgacctcccagaatcctcctcacctctccagtcaggtctgtgttttattaatagagataagagtgatgtcatgtgacctcccagaatcctcctcacctctccggtcaggtctgtgttttattaatagagataagagtgatgtcatgtgacctcccagaatcctcctcacctctccggtcaggtctgtgttttattattagagataagagtgatgtcatgtgacctcccagaatcctcctcacctctccagtcaggtctgtgttttattaatagagataagagtgatgtcatgtgacctcccagaatcctcctcacctctccagtcaggtctgtgttttattaatagagataagagtgatgtcatgtgacctcccagaatcctcctcacctctccggtcaggtctgtgttttattaatagagataagagtgatgtcatgtgacctcccagaatcctcctcacctctccggtcaggtctgtgttttattattagagataagagtgatgtcatgtgacctcccagaatcctcctcacctctccagtcaggtctgtgttttattaatagagataagagtgatgtcatgtgacctcccagaatcctcctcacctctccagtcaggtctgtgttttattattagagataagagtgatgtcatgtgacctcccagaatcctcctcacctctccggtcagcaggtagatgatctccagggtgaggtccaGTATCCGCTCTGCCATGTCTGGCATGGTGCTCTTTATGGTGGAGTTGGGCTCACCCGGTCCTCCATACAAGCTGCACTCTACCCTCTCCAGCAGCAGTCAGGTATTGCACAGCCTCATGGGTAATGGAGGCCAGTTGCAGGACAACAAACGCATATCGTCATGGAGGCCATTTTGTTGTGGACCTATACAGATGTTGGTAGGATGCGATGCTCATATtcaacaaaaagtaataaaaagatataaaagtgTTTGGAATTTAATAGACGTAACAAATGCTTGAGATATTATTGCTTTTCGATGAGTTATGATGTATTtccaactaataaaaaaaatgtcctcagaTAAGGACCACGAGAAAATGGATACCAGAAGGAAATTGTTCTTGAGGAAGaagactacatttcccagcatcCTGTGCAGCAGGGGACATTATCAAGCAGCTGCCTACCAGGTTTGTACAGAGAGGTCAGTTTATGGAACAATATGGGCTTGTCTGTGTTATTAATAGTGTTGGGGTGAAGTGTGAGCTGCACTGTGCAGCCTCCTAGGTAACAGAGCGCTCAGCACGTGCCTTGTGGGCTGGCAGGGGGGTCAACCTCTAAATGTGCACCCCCACTCTGGGACCTGTACAGGTCACATCCCTAGTATATACCTGACTGTgtatccatatactgtatatgttttgtatTTTATATGTCTTTATATGTGTGTCTTTATAAATAACGCATAGCAGGCCATTTATCAAATGCAAACCAGGCTGCCTCACCCTTGGCAAAGACTCTGTGACAGGTTTACCATGTATGTGCGAATTTCTGGGGCAGCCAACTGCGGCAGATTTATTACAGAAGCACAATGAAggagtgggggaaggggaggggggtgtcaTTCCCTCACAGTGTGACTTTAGAGCCACCACAGGGGGAAATTATGACCGGAGTTGTCACCTTGTAATAAATCTGTCACACTGCTCCTGATTAGTATTGCCTGGCCGGTGACAGAATTGATAAATATCCACCATAATGTTTGTATGCGGACAGATATGGGGAAAAATTCACCTCCTATGATCGTCTTTTCTTCCGCTCTTCTGCTGCGTTCGTATAAGAGGTTCCGAAAATACAGATACTGCTGCACATCAACACGGCAttccccctctcttctcctttcctcttctctaTTTTCCCCTCTCCACCCtcctccttttcctttcctctccttcctctccttcattCCCAATCCTCACCTCTTCCTCATCTCTActttccccttccctcttcccctctccaccCTCCTCTTCCTTTCCTCCATTCCCAATCCTCACCTCTTCCTCATCTCTActttccccttccctcttcccctctccaccCTCTTCCTT
It contains:
- the LOC141105129 gene encoding uncharacterized protein gives rise to the protein MPDMAERILDLTLEIIYLLTGEDYIIVKKSGDDPTSKSLPKSKSLISFIQPSSLIHVRNSDKKILEVTNKIIDLLTGEVPIRCQDVTVYFSMEEWEYLEGHKDLYKDVMMDNQPPLTSPDGSSNGNPPERCLRPLDSGDSTQEGPSAPLHGQIDDLVVVKVEDMDADAEEETYVMEEQLFLEEESSPATVKDGQKIKSTSKGRVRFHPDCDHEENNTTQHSSGENTFALNTHPGFLTRPSKPSNPEGPFPDQSQTFAPTIYPRLQSTNRLLHSSNAKKLSKDTSNQGRHSTPHEAGKNDPCSECGKCFTENSSQHAEEKRYQCLECGKRFFFKSDLTVHQRVHTGEEPYPCFECGKRFSHRTTLVCHQRMHRGEKPFLCSDCGKCFTRKSCLLQHERIHTGVKPYVCSECGKSFNQKSSLISHQRGHRGEKPFTCSVCGKSFTRSSSLVVHHRFHTGERPYTCLKCGKCFSQKANFVKHQKIHTR